The genomic interval GGTAATATAATCCCTCCTTATGATCAGCTCAAGAAACAAGAAGAATTGGAAATACAACTTGATGATATTTCATTTGGAGAAGTATACCACTCTGAAATTGTAAAAGATACAATCACAATAGTCAACGATGATAGTCTTATACTTCATGTCTTTGTCTATAAGGTTCCCAAATATTTAAATTTTCAAATAGAATCCAATCAAATACCACCTCATTCATCTTCTAAAATAGTGTGTACCTTTTACCCTGATCAAGTTGATAAATATGGTTTTTTATACAATAAAGTCACAACTCTGCTGTTTAATAATGAAAAAAAAATGCAAACAAAGCTTTTAATAACTGCAACTATTTTGCCAGATGTGAATTATAATGATAACATTATTGAAGATAAAAATGCAAAAATTTCCTTTGAAGAATCAATTAAATATATCTACATTTCAAAAGACGATAAAAAAATCGAGTGTGAATTTTATTTTGAAAATGTAGG from Candidatus Cloacimonadota bacterium carries:
- a CDS encoding DUF1573 domain-containing protein → MEIQLDDISFGEVYHSEIVKDTITIVNDDSLILHVFVYKVPKYLNFQIESNQIPPHSSSKIVCTFYPDQVDKYGFLYNKVTTLLFNNEKKMQTKLLITATILPDVNYNDNIIEDKNAKISFEESIKYIYISKDDKKIECEFYFENVGNDDLKIYDVYMNHGCSVGDFSEIVSPGEKGHIIIDCDDINDGKNYKKIINVISNDPVKPQQELRIMYQFVEDDVK